Proteins co-encoded in one Cytophaga hutchinsonii ATCC 33406 genomic window:
- the glyA gene encoding serine hydroxymethyltransferase → MITAPIRTTARDTQIFDLISKEAHRQEEGIELIASENFTSKQVMEAMGSVLTNKYAEGLPGKRYYGGCQVVDQVEQIAIDRLKKLFGAEWANVQPHSGAQANAAIMIACLNPGDSILGFDLSHGGHLSHGSPVNMSGKYFKAHFYGVEKESGLINMDIVEATALKVKPKMIICGASAYSRDWDYARFRKIADSVGAILLADISHPAGLIAKGLLNDPIPHCHIVSTTTHKTLRGPRGGVIMMGKDFENPFGLKTPKGETRMMSNVLDMGVFPGTQGGPLEHVIAAKAVAFQEALSTDYLQYAKQIQKNAQIMAEAFLKKGYDIISGGTDNHLMLIDLRSKNLTGKEAENALIRADITINKNMVPFDDKSPFVTSGMRVGTAAITSRGMVGDDMIRIVEMIDTVLMNQTKDSVIETVRKDVNNWMAQYPLYI, encoded by the coding sequence ATGATTACTGCACCTATTCGCACAACAGCAAGAGATACTCAAATTTTTGATTTAATCTCTAAAGAGGCTCACCGTCAGGAAGAAGGCATCGAATTAATTGCTTCAGAAAATTTCACTTCAAAACAAGTGATGGAAGCAATGGGAAGTGTACTTACCAATAAATATGCTGAAGGCCTTCCGGGCAAGCGTTATTACGGAGGTTGCCAGGTTGTTGATCAGGTTGAGCAGATTGCTATTGATCGTTTGAAAAAATTATTCGGTGCTGAATGGGCAAACGTTCAGCCACACTCCGGTGCACAGGCAAACGCTGCGATCATGATTGCGTGTCTGAATCCGGGAGATTCTATTTTAGGTTTTGATCTTTCGCACGGTGGTCACCTTTCACATGGTTCACCGGTAAATATGTCGGGTAAATATTTCAAGGCACATTTCTATGGTGTAGAAAAAGAATCCGGTCTGATTAACATGGATATTGTTGAAGCAACGGCTTTAAAAGTAAAACCTAAAATGATCATCTGCGGAGCTTCAGCCTACTCACGTGACTGGGATTATGCACGCTTCCGCAAAATAGCAGACAGCGTTGGAGCTATCTTATTAGCAGATATTTCTCACCCGGCCGGTTTGATTGCAAAAGGTTTATTGAACGACCCGATCCCGCATTGCCACATTGTTTCTACAACAACGCATAAAACATTGAGAGGTCCGCGTGGTGGTGTGATCATGATGGGTAAAGATTTTGAAAACCCATTCGGTTTAAAAACACCAAAAGGTGAAACACGTATGATGTCTAATGTATTAGACATGGGCGTTTTCCCGGGTACACAAGGCGGTCCGTTAGAGCACGTTATTGCTGCTAAAGCGGTAGCTTTCCAGGAAGCATTATCTACGGATTACTTACAGTATGCAAAACAAATTCAAAAGAATGCACAGATCATGGCTGAAGCATTTTTGAAAAAAGGATACGATATCATTTCCGGTGGTACAGACAATCACTTAATGCTGATCGACCTTAGAAGTAAAAACTTAACCGGTAAAGAAGCTGAAAACGCGCTGATCCGCGCAGATATTACGATCAACAAAAACATGGTTCCGTTTGACGACAAATCTCCGTTTGTTACTTCAGGTATGCGTGTAGGTACAGCTGCTATTACAAGCCGTGGTATGGTTGGTGATGACATGATCCGTATTGTTGAAATGATCGATACCGTTTTAATGAACCAGACTAAAGATTCTGTAATTGAAACTGTACGTAAAGACGTAAACAACTGGATGGCACAATATCCATTATATATTTAA
- a CDS encoding arginase, whose product MKKPDILVSVPSDIGAQRMGTSLAVDALLVADAERAQPVLKQFSKKTLSSFPEKRGETGPYVQGKYAKLLSELNNNTAKEISAIVKKQYPLVISGDHSNAIGIMAGIREAIGADKKLGVIWVDAHADLHTPYTTPSGNLHGMSLSASMGYDNIELSRSTIDAGLKPFWEELKHCGASRLTPKIGPEDIFFIGLRDFEIQEYHLIRDYKLNHYSPYDVKAKGLTYILDQAVTYFADYDAVYVSFDVDVLDTSVSTGTGTPVYNGLLLPEAKQVVDTLKRLKNIRLWEFTEINPLLDNNNSMSKAVIELIDVLMED is encoded by the coding sequence ATGAAAAAGCCGGACATACTTGTTTCTGTTCCTTCTGATATTGGCGCGCAGCGCATGGGCACTTCACTTGCCGTGGATGCGCTGTTGGTAGCAGATGCAGAAAGAGCTCAACCAGTATTAAAACAATTTTCTAAAAAAACACTTTCAAGTTTTCCTGAAAAAAGAGGCGAAACAGGCCCGTATGTACAGGGAAAATATGCAAAACTCTTGTCTGAATTAAATAACAATACAGCGAAAGAAATTTCTGCGATCGTAAAAAAACAATATCCGTTGGTTATCAGTGGTGACCATAGTAACGCTATTGGTATTATGGCCGGTATCCGTGAAGCAATCGGTGCAGATAAAAAGTTAGGCGTGATTTGGGTAGACGCACATGCCGATCTGCATACACCTTATACTACCCCTTCCGGTAATTTACACGGCATGTCGCTATCAGCATCTATGGGGTATGATAATATTGAACTTTCCAGAAGTACGATTGATGCGGGCTTGAAACCTTTCTGGGAAGAATTGAAACATTGCGGAGCAAGCCGCCTTACACCAAAGATTGGTCCGGAAGATATTTTCTTTATTGGTCTGCGCGATTTCGAAATTCAGGAATATCATTTGATCCGTGATTATAAATTAAATCATTACAGCCCGTATGATGTAAAAGCAAAAGGTTTAACCTATATCCTGGATCAGGCAGTAACCTATTTTGCGGATTACGATGCGGTGTATGTTTCTTTCGATGTTGATGTGCTTGACACAAGTGTTTCTACCGGTACGGGTACACCTGTGTATAACGGGCTGCTCTTGCCTGAAGCGAAGCAGGTTGTCGATACCTTAAAACGTTTGAAGAATATCCGTTTATGGGAATTTACCGAAATAAATCCATTGCTTGATAACAACAACAGCATGAGCAAAGCGGTGATTGAGCTGATTGATGTGCTGATGGAAGACTAG
- a CDS encoding DsbA family protein produces the protein MNNIKFYIILLAILFTGSGSTCVQKQKDSEKMKLLYVYDPLCGWCYGFGPVVEKIEKNYKGTVDVEIISGGMVMGNRIAPIGNMSEYILDAIPRLQRMTGIEFGQPYITLLKEGSYVTSSEKPSIALCVYKSFTAERAVEYGHAIQTSFYKEGKDLNQDVLYADLATSYGIDRAAFLKRMKDSVYFNQAHEEFKRAAALGVTGFPTLLLKQENGYTALTEGYATYESIEKQLQKHVKAAGTK, from the coding sequence ATGAATAACATAAAATTCTATATCATTCTGCTGGCAATACTTTTTACAGGTTCAGGAAGTACGTGTGTTCAGAAACAAAAGGACTCAGAAAAAATGAAACTGCTCTATGTATACGATCCGTTATGTGGTTGGTGCTACGGGTTTGGGCCGGTAGTTGAAAAGATTGAAAAAAATTATAAGGGTACAGTTGACGTAGAGATAATCAGCGGAGGAATGGTCATGGGAAATAGAATAGCACCGATAGGAAATATGTCGGAATATATTCTGGATGCTATTCCAAGGTTACAGCGTATGACAGGCATTGAGTTTGGCCAACCCTATATTACTTTATTAAAAGAAGGCTCCTATGTGACATCTTCTGAAAAACCATCGATTGCATTGTGTGTGTATAAATCATTTACAGCGGAACGTGCGGTAGAATATGGCCATGCGATACAGACATCTTTTTACAAAGAAGGAAAAGATCTGAATCAGGATGTGTTGTATGCAGATCTTGCAACGTCTTATGGCATCGATCGCGCAGCATTTTTGAAACGCATGAAAGATTCGGTTTACTTCAATCAGGCACATGAAGAATTTAAACGTGCTGCAGCTCTTGGTGTGACTGGTTTTCCCACCTTGCTGCTTAAACAGGAAAATGGATATACAGCACTTACCGAAGGGTATGCAACGTATGAATCAATTGAAAAGCAACTGCAGAAACATGTAAAAGCTGCCGGAACAAAATAA
- a CDS encoding META domain-containing protein → MRKSVFIGFLCSIILIASCTSQKKKLAKMHTEDTIVKAQLIQHTKESLLSPYQHVNFQLDLTKNKTAFYGYNTGSKWELWVKTDSTITFKYDGEEMVFSSAKTTEAQDNPVVKYHSKTIVSNPSQPGLKKSITVMIRDEKYLDEIQGTYVPLSVRIEVEDHTNKTTVIYAGGGFYVVNPIIHDIWVLDSMSNVKVSAENFPLGAPRLEFHLDGGKIYGFSGCNEITATFYTIQNQIQLNSEISTLKSCVHVPLEPLFMGALANKRYYYSFEERRLKLKHRDGSILSFKKVD, encoded by the coding sequence ATGAGAAAATCGGTATTCATTGGATTTTTATGCAGTATTATTTTGATAGCCAGTTGTACCAGCCAGAAAAAGAAATTGGCAAAGATGCATACAGAGGATACAATTGTTAAAGCTCAACTGATACAGCATACAAAGGAAAGTCTGTTAAGTCCATATCAACATGTTAATTTTCAATTGGATTTAACAAAAAACAAAACTGCGTTTTACGGGTACAATACCGGCAGCAAATGGGAGTTGTGGGTAAAAACAGACAGTACCATTACCTTTAAATACGATGGAGAAGAAATGGTTTTTTCATCTGCAAAGACAACCGAAGCCCAGGATAACCCGGTTGTCAAATATCATTCGAAAACAATTGTATCCAATCCTTCTCAACCAGGATTAAAAAAATCAATCACCGTTATGATACGGGATGAAAAATACCTGGATGAAATACAAGGTACGTATGTGCCACTAAGTGTACGCATAGAAGTAGAAGACCATACCAACAAGACAACAGTAATTTATGCAGGCGGCGGTTTTTATGTAGTCAATCCAATCATCCATGATATATGGGTATTAGACAGTATGAGTAATGTAAAAGTATCTGCTGAAAATTTTCCGCTGGGCGCACCCAGGCTGGAATTTCATTTAGATGGCGGAAAGATTTATGGTTTTAGTGGGTGTAATGAAATTACCGCTACATTTTATACCATTCAAAATCAGATACAGTTAAACAGCGAAATTTCTACCCTTAAAAGCTGTGTGCATGTACCGCTGGAGCCTCTATTTATGGGTGCTTTGGCAAACAAACGGTATTACTATAGTTTTGAAGAAAGACGTTTGAAGTTAAAACATCGCGATGGATCAATACTGAGCTTTAAAAAAGTAGATTAG
- the ygiD gene encoding 4,5-DOPA dioxygenase extradiol, producing MQRRKFIKNAALAGTAMIGLHQFARAWDNEPKVNGIMPVLFVGHGSPMNAIEQNKFNATWKELAAKLPTPKAIMVVSAHWETVGTKVTAMPNPATIHDFGGFPRELHEAEYPAPGSPEFARITKELLAKWEVHEDQAWGLDHGTWSVLMPMYPEATIPVYQMSLDVRKKPEEQFALAQDLYELRKRGVLIIGSGNIVHNLRMMQWNDTAYDWASAFNANVKDIISGSDYSKLIQYQSLENYKYAIPTPEHYLPLLYTLALKKNNDTISFFNDVTTNGSIAMTGVLIHSV from the coding sequence ATGCAACGGAGAAAATTCATTAAAAACGCCGCGCTTGCCGGTACCGCAATGATTGGTTTACATCAATTTGCCCGAGCCTGGGACAATGAGCCCAAGGTTAATGGGATTATGCCTGTATTGTTTGTTGGTCATGGAAGTCCAATGAATGCTATTGAACAGAATAAATTTAATGCAACCTGGAAAGAGTTAGCAGCTAAATTACCAACGCCCAAAGCGATCATGGTTGTTTCGGCACATTGGGAAACTGTAGGTACAAAAGTTACTGCCATGCCTAACCCGGCAACCATACATGACTTCGGAGGCTTCCCCAGGGAATTGCATGAAGCAGAATATCCGGCACCCGGTTCCCCCGAGTTCGCGCGGATAACAAAAGAGTTACTGGCAAAATGGGAAGTTCATGAAGATCAGGCCTGGGGTCTGGATCACGGTACATGGTCTGTATTGATGCCGATGTATCCGGAAGCAACTATTCCTGTTTATCAGATGAGCCTGGATGTGCGTAAAAAACCGGAAGAGCAGTTTGCCCTTGCACAGGATCTGTATGAACTTCGCAAGCGGGGTGTATTGATCATTGGCAGCGGAAACATCGTACACAACCTGCGCATGATGCAATGGAACGATACAGCGTATGACTGGGCAAGCGCCTTCAATGCAAATGTGAAAGACATTATTTCAGGAAGCGATTATTCAAAACTGATCCAATACCAATCGCTGGAAAATTATAAATATGCAATACCAACACCAGAGCATTATTTACCGTTGCTTTACACGCTGGCATTAAAGAAAAACAACGACACCATTTCGTTTTTTAATGATGTTACAACGAACGGTTCAATTGCTATGACAGGGGTATTGA
- a CDS encoding ATP-binding cassette domain-containing protein, with translation MPSPIIHAQNLSLSIESENILNNISFSINTGECIVLTGASGSGKTSLAKILAGHWKASSGEIHFSSPDLKKTIVQQQHDFRYAFETKSYFGQRYDRNYSGNFPTVNDILLKEKSAATDLQRVVTQLNLSEKLQQPVIELSNGEGKRLQLALALLTKPDVLILDQPFIGLDTATRGELHQLLEKIKEQKITVILITTPDEIPACADQIFLMRAGTLCAQTKDAPGIIEEMQQQQNGSVNWEDLKEISVSAFPPFEVAVHMNHVNVSFGNKKILDDISWTVKRGEHWALLGHNGSGKSTLLSLINADNPQVYLNDVFLFDQKRGNGESIWEIKKKIGYVSPEMHNHVLRGSSYIQSQALAKNDYSLGGFSQDKTTCFEIVSSGVNDQVGSSTRLTAMQQKTVTYWMEALDVIHLKQRAFYKTSLGQQRLLLLARALVKNPPVLILDEPCQGLDKEQTQRFTSLVDTVCNHIEKTLIYVSHYASDMPSCIDHVLMLENGRVKEN, from the coding sequence ATGCCCTCTCCCATCATACACGCACAAAACCTTTCTCTTTCCATCGAATCAGAAAATATCTTAAACAACATTTCCTTTTCTATCAATACGGGGGAATGTATTGTTCTGACAGGTGCTTCCGGAAGCGGCAAAACAAGTCTTGCAAAAATACTTGCCGGGCATTGGAAAGCGTCTTCCGGTGAGATACATTTTTCTTCACCTGACTTAAAAAAAACCATTGTACAGCAGCAGCATGATTTCAGGTATGCATTCGAAACAAAGTCGTATTTTGGTCAGCGTTACGACCGTAATTACAGCGGCAACTTCCCTACGGTAAACGATATTCTGTTAAAAGAAAAATCTGCGGCAACTGATCTGCAAAGAGTTGTTACTCAATTAAACTTATCTGAAAAACTGCAGCAGCCTGTTATTGAGCTGTCAAACGGAGAAGGCAAGCGTCTGCAGCTTGCGCTGGCACTGCTTACAAAACCGGATGTATTAATTCTTGACCAGCCATTTATAGGCCTGGATACTGCAACACGCGGTGAGCTGCATCAGTTGCTGGAAAAGATTAAAGAACAAAAAATTACCGTTATCCTCATTACTACACCGGATGAAATTCCGGCATGTGCCGATCAGATTTTTTTAATGAGAGCCGGAACGCTTTGTGCGCAAACAAAAGATGCGCCTGGCATTATAGAAGAAATGCAACAGCAACAAAACGGATCTGTTAACTGGGAAGATTTAAAAGAAATTTCTGTCTCTGCATTTCCGCCGTTTGAAGTTGCGGTACACATGAATCACGTGAACGTTTCTTTTGGTAATAAAAAAATACTCGATGACATTTCGTGGACAGTAAAACGCGGTGAGCATTGGGCCTTACTTGGGCATAATGGTTCGGGTAAATCAACCTTGCTGAGTCTGATCAATGCAGATAACCCGCAGGTATACCTGAATGATGTATTTCTTTTTGATCAAAAACGCGGAAATGGTGAAAGCATCTGGGAGATCAAAAAAAAGATCGGTTATGTTTCTCCGGAAATGCATAACCACGTGTTGCGTGGCAGCAGCTACATTCAATCGCAGGCATTAGCTAAAAACGATTATTCGCTGGGCGGGTTTTCACAGGATAAAACCACTTGTTTTGAAATTGTTAGTTCAGGTGTAAACGACCAGGTTGGTTCTTCCACGCGCCTAACGGCTATGCAGCAAAAGACGGTTACGTACTGGATGGAAGCGCTGGATGTGATTCACCTGAAACAAAGAGCTTTTTATAAAACATCGTTAGGACAGCAGCGTTTGCTGTTGCTTGCACGTGCTCTGGTAAAAAACCCACCGGTGCTGATTTTAGATGAACCTTGTCAGGGCCTGGATAAAGAACAGACCCAGCGTTTTACTTCATTGGTTGATACAGTCTGCAATCACATTGAAAAAACATTGATCTATGTTTCACACTATGCCAGCGATATGCCGTCGTGTATTGATCATGTCTTAATGCTTGAAAACGGACGGGTGAAAGAAAACTAA